A single genomic interval of Schistocerca americana isolate TAMUIC-IGC-003095 chromosome 2, iqSchAmer2.1, whole genome shotgun sequence harbors:
- the LOC124594766 gene encoding oligoribonuclease, mitochondrial isoform X3 translates to MCERLKMQGDYLVWMDMEMTGLDPIKDHILEVSCIVTNADLNVVQEGPNLIIHQPDEILGNMNEWCIKNHGKTGLTEASRKSTITIQDAQNSLLSFLKENVPQGKCPVAGNTIYMDRLFLQYHMPEVNNYLHYRNVDVSSLKELCRRWYPNEFRAMPKKQLKHRALDDIRESIEELKYYRDTIFKK, encoded by the exons atgaCTGGCTTAGAtccaattaaagatcacattctagaAGTCAGCTGTATTGTAACAAATGCTGATCTGAATGTTGTGCAAGAAGGACCTAATTTGATTATACACCAACCTGACGAGATACTGGGCAATATGAATGAGTGGTGCATTAAAAATCATGGAAAG ACAGGTCTTACTGAGGCTTCTAGGAAGAGCACTATTACGATTCAAGATGCACAAAACTCATTGTTGAGCTTTTTGAAGGAAAATGTGCCCCAAG ggAAATGCCCAGTTGCAGGCAATACTATTTATATGGATCGTTTATTCCTTCAATATCATATGCCAGAAGTGAATAACTATCTACACTACAGAAATGTGGATGTTTCATCACTTAAAGAGCTATGCAG ACGTTGGTATCCTAATGAATTCAGGGCAATGCCAAAGAAGCAGTTGAAGCACAGAGCACTGGACGACATACGAGAAAGCATTGAAGAGCTGAAGTACTATAGagacactatttttaaaaaataa